The following proteins come from a genomic window of Streptomyces sp. NBC_00539:
- a CDS encoding glycosyl hydrolase family 18 protein has protein sequence MHIRKPLIAAAATAALAAGALATFAGLGTAQAAGAATATTAAAAGNVKIAYYDQWSVYGNAFYPKQLDTRGIAGKLDVINYSFGNIHPTDLTCFEANKAAGDDNNASAGDGAGDSYADYQKSFGAADSVSGVADKWDQPIVGVFNQFKQLKAKYPHLKINISIGGWTYSKYFSDAAKTDASRKKLVSSCIDQYIKGNLPVEGGYGGPGSAAGIFDGIDIDWEYPGSAGGHLGNHYAPEDKQNFTLLLKEFRTQLDAYGQANGGKKYLLTSALPAGQDKIKYIETDKIGAYLDYANIMTYDMHGAWDGDGPTYHQSPLYPSAADPTDPIAPGTEKYSIKNAIDSWLDGNAAYGIAGGFPAGKLTLGYEFYYRGWKGVPAGTTHGLAQTATGPSGARPTSQQAGIANYKELGGIVDNPAVTFWDDQAKASYFYKDGEFFTGLDQKSVQARVDYGKQRGLAGAMMYSLLGLDDKTTLLNQISTALGGSTQPPATPTATPTPTSTPTPTATPTATPTTGCAAPAYVAGTVYNGGSEVSHKGHKWKAQWWTQNEEPGTTGEWGVWKDLGAC, from the coding sequence ATGCACATCCGTAAACCCCTCATCGCGGCCGCCGCCACGGCCGCGCTGGCAGCCGGAGCGCTGGCCACCTTCGCGGGACTCGGCACCGCACAGGCCGCGGGCGCCGCCACCGCCACCACCGCGGCGGCCGCGGGCAACGTCAAGATCGCCTATTACGACCAGTGGAGCGTGTACGGGAACGCCTTCTACCCCAAGCAGCTCGACACCCGTGGCATAGCGGGCAAGCTGGACGTCATCAACTACTCGTTCGGCAACATCCACCCCACCGACCTCACCTGCTTCGAGGCCAACAAGGCGGCGGGCGACGACAACAACGCCAGCGCCGGCGACGGAGCGGGCGACTCCTACGCCGACTACCAGAAGTCGTTCGGCGCGGCGGACAGCGTCAGCGGGGTCGCCGACAAGTGGGACCAGCCGATCGTGGGCGTCTTCAACCAGTTCAAGCAGCTCAAGGCGAAGTACCCCCACCTCAAGATCAACATTTCGATCGGCGGCTGGACGTACTCGAAGTACTTCAGCGACGCGGCGAAGACCGACGCCTCCCGCAAGAAGCTCGTCTCCTCCTGCATCGACCAGTACATCAAGGGCAACCTGCCGGTCGAGGGCGGCTACGGCGGCCCGGGCAGCGCGGCCGGGATCTTCGACGGCATCGACATCGACTGGGAGTACCCCGGCTCGGCGGGCGGCCACCTCGGCAACCACTACGCCCCCGAGGACAAGCAGAACTTCACGCTGCTGCTCAAGGAGTTCCGTACCCAGCTCGACGCGTACGGCCAGGCCAACGGCGGCAAGAAGTACCTGTTGACCTCGGCGCTCCCGGCGGGCCAGGACAAGATCAAGTACATCGAGACGGACAAGATCGGCGCGTACCTCGACTACGCGAACATCATGACCTACGACATGCACGGCGCCTGGGACGGCGACGGGCCGACGTACCACCAGTCCCCGCTCTACCCCTCGGCGGCCGACCCGACCGACCCCATCGCGCCGGGCACCGAGAAGTACAGCATCAAGAACGCCATCGACTCCTGGCTCGACGGCAACGCGGCCTACGGCATCGCGGGCGGGTTCCCCGCCGGCAAGCTGACGCTCGGCTACGAGTTCTACTACCGCGGCTGGAAGGGCGTCCCCGCCGGCACCACCCACGGCCTCGCCCAGACGGCGACCGGTCCGTCCGGCGCCCGGCCCACCAGCCAGCAGGCGGGCATCGCCAACTACAAGGAGCTCGGCGGGATCGTCGACAACCCGGCGGTCACCTTCTGGGACGACCAGGCGAAGGCCTCGTACTTCTACAAGGACGGCGAGTTCTTCACCGGACTCGACCAGAAGTCCGTCCAGGCCCGCGTCGACTACGGCAAGCAGCGCGGCCTGGCCGGCGCGATGATGTACTCCCTGCTCGGCCTGGACGACAAGACCACGCTGCTGAACCAGATCTCCACCGCCCTCGGCGGCTCCACCCAGCCCCCGGCCACCCCGACGGCGACCCCCACGCCCACCTCCACCCCCACCCCGACGGCGACTCCCACCGCCACGCCCACGACGGGCTGCGCCGCCCCCGCCTACGTCGCGGGCACGGTCTACAACGGCGGCAGCGAGGTCTCGCACAAGGGCCACAAGTGGAAGGCCCAGTGGTGGACGCAGAACGAGGAGCCCGGCACCACCGGTGAATGGGGTGTCTGGAAGGACCTCGGCGCCTGCTGA
- a CDS encoding bifunctional DNA primase/polymerase — MTTSTGCPALAVRPAPATRVTHEGAAWLASACAHPRSALAAWEGRPAAPAVLPCGVAFDVVNVPLVLGRRMLDLLWAEGPGCGPAAVHRGRMLLFAAPGTAHRLPALLAWEEWGAQTAAPICHGLGDAVTVPPLAAGSGPSRWLVAPDSRRPRLPGPDTLLWAFLHAARLQVSIFRSADRDANVYDVSRRR, encoded by the coding sequence ATGACGACCTCGACCGGCTGCCCCGCCCTCGCCGTCCGCCCCGCACCCGCCACCCGGGTCACCCACGAGGGCGCCGCCTGGCTCGCCTCCGCGTGCGCCCACCCGCGCAGCGCCCTCGCGGCGTGGGAGGGCCGGCCCGCCGCCCCGGCGGTGCTGCCCTGCGGGGTCGCGTTCGACGTCGTCAACGTCCCGCTCGTGCTCGGCCGGCGGATGCTCGACCTGCTCTGGGCCGAGGGCCCCGGCTGCGGGCCCGCCGCCGTGCACCGGGGCCGGATGCTGCTCTTCGCCGCCCCCGGCACGGCCCACCGGCTGCCGGCCCTGCTCGCCTGGGAGGAGTGGGGTGCGCAGACGGCGGCCCCGATCTGTCACGGCCTGGGCGACGCCGTCACCGTTCCACCGCTCGCCGCCGGGTCCGGACCGTCGCGCTGGCTGGTCGCCCCGGACTCCCGGCGGCCCCGGCTGCCCGGGCCCGACACGCTGCTGTGGGCGTTCCTGCACGCCGCCCGCCTGCAGGTATCGATTTTTCGATCCGCCGACCGGGATGCTAATGTCTACGACGTCAGCAGGCGCCGCTAG
- a CDS encoding tetratricopeptide repeat protein yields MAASPHSPNTAFRRLRGAHSPAEFAALVRRAAREIGETVSCDARYIGRVESGEIRCPNYAYERVFLHMFPGRTTADLGFFPRESVRGRSGRRATAAPPAPSPPAPRPKESDVLRRAFMAGGSATVAAATLGLTPLLGDSRRPPSRAGAAEAAAVEDAVRQIRLLDDRHGADALYRRAAEPLRAAYALLDAGATRQSTEDRLHAGAGELAVSVGWLAHDSGRFEDARSHYAEALATARVAGNPALEAHAFSNMAFLARDCGRARESVRAAQAGFRAARALDSPRLLALLALREAGGWAGLGDRKSCEEALARAHTEFARGETDADPEWMSFFGEAELESLESRCWAALGEHARAARHARRAADLQDPHFARNVAFYTAELAGDLANAGAPDEAAWAGGRVLDLLAAVQSTRISSMLATTARALLPHQRSPHVAAFLYRRAALVT; encoded by the coding sequence ATGGCGGCGTCCCCCCACTCACCCAATACCGCCTTCCGGCGGTTGCGCGGCGCCCACTCCCCCGCGGAGTTCGCGGCGTTGGTGCGCCGCGCGGCACGCGAGATCGGCGAAACGGTTTCCTGCGACGCCCGTTACATCGGCCGGGTCGAATCGGGGGAGATCCGCTGCCCCAACTACGCCTACGAGCGGGTGTTCCTGCACATGTTCCCCGGCCGCACGACGGCCGATCTCGGGTTCTTCCCGCGCGAGTCGGTGCGCGGCCGTTCGGGGCGGCGCGCCACGGCCGCGCCGCCCGCCCCCTCCCCACCCGCCCCCCGTCCCAAGGAGAGTGACGTGCTGCGTCGCGCGTTCATGGCCGGCGGCTCCGCGACCGTGGCGGCCGCGACGCTCGGCCTCACCCCACTGCTCGGCGACTCGCGCCGGCCGCCGTCCCGGGCGGGGGCGGCGGAGGCCGCCGCCGTCGAGGACGCCGTACGCCAGATCCGGCTGCTGGACGACCGGCACGGCGCCGACGCCCTGTACCGGCGGGCGGCCGAACCGCTGCGCGCCGCCTACGCGTTGCTCGACGCGGGGGCCACCCGCCAGTCGACCGAGGACCGCCTGCACGCGGGCGCCGGGGAACTGGCCGTCTCGGTGGGCTGGCTGGCCCACGACTCGGGCCGCTTCGAGGACGCCCGCTCGCACTACGCGGAAGCCCTCGCCACGGCCCGGGTGGCGGGCAACCCGGCCCTGGAGGCGCACGCGTTCAGCAACATGGCGTTCCTGGCCCGGGACTGCGGGCGGGCCCGCGAGTCGGTACGGGCCGCCCAGGCCGGTTTCCGCGCCGCCCGTGCGCTGGACTCCCCGCGGCTGCTCGCGCTCCTCGCGCTGCGGGAGGCGGGCGGCTGGGCGGGGCTGGGCGACCGCAAGTCCTGCGAGGAGGCGCTGGCACGGGCGCACACGGAGTTCGCGCGGGGCGAGACGGACGCCGACCCCGAGTGGATGAGCTTCTTCGGCGAGGCCGAACTGGAATCCCTGGAGTCCCGCTGCTGGGCGGCGCTCGGGGAACACGCGCGGGCGGCCCGGCACGCCCGGCGCGCGGCGGACCTCCAGGACCCGCACTTCGCCCGGAACGTGGCCTTCTACACCGCCGAACTCGCCGGTGACCTGGCCAACGCGGGGGCTCCCGACGAGGCGGCCTGGGCGGGGGGACGGGTGCTGGACCTGCTCGCCGCGGTGCAGTCGACGCGGATCAGCTCCATGCTCGCGACGACGGCCCGCGCCCTGCTCCCCCACCAGCGCTCCCCGCACGTGGCCGCGTTCCTGTACCGCCGGGCGGCGCTGGTGACGTGA
- a CDS encoding putative bifunctional diguanylate cyclase/phosphodiesterase: MPATPTRPAPGARDFRAAFDAAHLAMAVVDREGYVVAANRALAALLGAEPHELVERAAAELVDLAAEARTWQAYQEVLRGRQARLRCTRRLKHPDGHSLWTEVTLGPVPGTRDVLLSVADISDRRDLQARLRHLQMHDPVTRLPNRALFFERLSAALEASSYEDGGTGRIGLCYLDLDGFKAVNDTLGHRVGDRLLTAVAARLTQCADQSGYGRTSGHLVARLGGDEFALLVEDSTGTEQLAELARSVLTAVQEPFDLAGQRLSVSASIGVVERAAAGTSATGLMQAADTTLYWAKADGKARWTLFDPERNAHRMTRQALSSTLRPAVERGEFALEYQPLVDLESGAVRGVEALVRWNHPQFGTLTPNRFIGIAEEDGSIVQLGQWVLRTACRQARRWQIEQPSDAPVFVSVNVAVRQVWDSDLVGDVAEILAETGLAPQLLQLELTESAVMGSAGRPLQALQALSDMGVRIAIDDFGTGYSNLAYLSRLPVSVLKLDGSFVRGFRYEEGAHPNPADETIVEALVQLAHRLGLTVTAECVETAGQAARLRRVGCDTGQGWLYSRAVAPERIAEMIGTRPRGTGL, translated from the coding sequence ATGCCGGCCACGCCCACCCGGCCCGCGCCGGGAGCACGCGACTTCCGGGCCGCCTTCGACGCGGCCCACCTCGCGATGGCCGTGGTCGACCGCGAGGGCTACGTCGTCGCCGCCAACCGGGCCCTGGCCGCACTGCTGGGCGCCGAACCGCACGAACTCGTCGAGCGGGCCGCGGCGGAGCTGGTCGACCTGGCGGCGGAGGCCCGTACCTGGCAGGCGTACCAGGAGGTGCTCCGCGGGCGCCAGGCGCGGCTGCGCTGCACCCGCCGGCTCAAGCACCCCGACGGGCACTCGCTGTGGACCGAGGTGACGCTGGGGCCGGTACCGGGAACCCGGGACGTCCTGCTGTCCGTTGCCGACATCAGCGACCGGCGCGACCTCCAGGCCCGGCTGCGCCACCTCCAGATGCACGACCCCGTGACCCGGCTGCCCAACCGGGCGCTGTTCTTCGAGCGGCTGTCCGCCGCCCTGGAGGCGTCCTCGTACGAGGACGGCGGCACGGGCCGGATCGGCCTGTGCTACCTGGACCTCGACGGATTCAAGGCGGTCAACGACACCCTCGGGCACCGCGTCGGCGACCGGCTGCTGACCGCGGTCGCCGCCCGGCTGACCCAGTGCGCCGACCAGTCCGGATACGGGCGCACCAGCGGGCACCTGGTGGCACGGCTCGGCGGCGACGAGTTCGCCCTGCTGGTCGAGGACTCCACCGGCACCGAGCAGCTCGCGGAGCTCGCGCGCAGCGTACTGACCGCCGTACAGGAGCCGTTCGACCTGGCCGGGCAACGGCTGTCGGTGTCGGCGTCCATCGGCGTGGTGGAACGGGCCGCCGCCGGGACCTCGGCGACCGGCCTGATGCAGGCCGCCGACACGACCCTGTACTGGGCGAAGGCCGACGGCAAGGCCCGCTGGACCCTGTTCGACCCGGAGCGCAACGCCCACCGGATGACCCGCCAGGCCCTGTCGTCCACGCTGCGCCCGGCCGTGGAGCGGGGTGAGTTCGCGCTGGAGTACCAGCCGCTGGTGGACCTGGAGAGCGGTGCGGTGCGCGGGGTGGAGGCGCTGGTGCGCTGGAACCACCCGCAGTTCGGCACGTTGACGCCGAATCGGTTCATCGGAATTGCAGAAGAGGACGGCTCCATCGTCCAGCTGGGCCAGTGGGTACTGCGGACCGCCTGCCGGCAGGCGCGGCGCTGGCAGATCGAGCAGCCCAGCGACGCACCGGTGTTCGTGTCGGTGAACGTCGCGGTGCGGCAGGTGTGGGACTCCGACCTGGTGGGTGACGTCGCGGAGATCCTCGCCGAGACGGGCCTCGCGCCGCAGCTGCTCCAATTGGAGCTGACGGAGTCGGCGGTCATGGGTTCGGCGGGACGGCCCCTGCAGGCGCTCCAGGCGCTGAGCGACATGGGGGTACGGATCGCGATCGACGACTTCGGCACCGGGTACTCCAACCTCGCCTACCTCAGCCGGCTGCCGGTGTCGGTGCTCAAGCTGGACGGTTCCTTCGTGCGCGGCTTCCGCTACGAGGAGGGCGCCCACCCCAACCCGGCCGACGAGACGATCGTGGAGGCTCTGGTCCAGCTGGCGCACCGGCTGGGCCTGACGGTGACGGCGGAGTGCGTGGAGACGGCCGGGCAGGCGGCCCGGCTGCGCCGCGTCGGCTGCGACACCGGCCAGGGCTGGCTCTACTCCCGCGCGGTCGCCCCGGAACGCATCGCGGAGATGATCGGCACCCGCCCGCGGGGCACCGGCCTCTAG
- a CDS encoding spermidine synthase has translation MAGKSKGKRRGTGEPVVGQVDGGHAELAPDRERARAWTLLIDGAPQSHVDLADPLHLDFAYQRRIGHLIDLVAPARRPLNVVHLGGGALTLARYTAASRPRSTQQVVEIDAALVAFVREHLPLDPQTRVRIRAVDARAGLAKVPDGWADLVIADVFSGSRTPAHLTSTEFLDDVRRALAPTGWYVANLTDGPPLTHLRGQIATAASRFAEVALAADPVVWRGKRFGNAVLVAADRELPVAEFTRRVASDPHPGRVEHGRSLSDFAGGATPVADASAVPSPQPPPSVFD, from the coding sequence ATGGCTGGCAAGAGCAAGGGCAAGCGGCGCGGGACCGGTGAGCCGGTCGTCGGACAGGTGGACGGCGGCCACGCGGAGCTGGCCCCCGACCGTGAGCGCGCCCGGGCGTGGACCCTGCTCATCGACGGGGCCCCGCAGTCGCACGTCGACCTGGCCGACCCCCTCCACCTCGACTTCGCCTACCAGCGGCGCATCGGCCACCTCATCGACCTCGTCGCGCCCGCCCGCCGCCCCCTGAACGTGGTGCACCTGGGCGGCGGGGCCCTGACCCTGGCCCGCTACACCGCGGCGAGCCGCCCCCGCTCCACCCAGCAGGTGGTGGAGATCGACGCCGCCCTGGTGGCCTTCGTACGGGAACACCTGCCGCTGGACCCGCAGACGCGGGTCCGCATCCGGGCGGTGGACGCGCGGGCCGGGCTGGCCAAGGTTCCCGACGGCTGGGCGGACCTGGTCATCGCGGACGTGTTCAGCGGCTCCCGCACCCCCGCGCACCTGACCAGCACCGAGTTCCTGGACGACGTGCGCCGGGCCCTCGCGCCCACCGGGTGGTACGTGGCGAACCTGACGGACGGCCCGCCGCTGACCCACCTGCGGGGCCAGATCGCCACCGCCGCCTCCCGCTTCGCCGAAGTGGCCCTGGCGGCCGACCCGGTGGTGTGGCGGGGCAAACGATTCGGCAACGCGGTCCTCGTCGCCGCCGACCGGGAGCTGCCGGTGGCGGAGTTCACCCGCAGGGTCGCGAGCGACCCGCACCCGGGCCGCGTGGAACACGGCCGCTCCCTCTCGGACTTCGCCGGCGGCGCCACCCCCGTGGCGGACGCCTCGGCCGTCCCCTCCCCGCAGCCCCCGCCGTCGGTGTTCGACTAG
- a CDS encoding AAA domain-containing protein has protein sequence MTAFDPGAAAAQATAAILHDTLHGTDRGVVVDSPPGAGKSTLVVRAARELAAAGRRLMVVAQTNAQVDDLVLRLHEKDPGLRVGRLHSSEGDAYDPALRELPSVTLSAKPGELAELPITVSTAAKWAYVKDAEPWEHAIVDEAYQMRSDALLAVAGLFERALFVGDPGQLDPFSVVGAEQWAGLSYDPSASAVSTLLAHNPGLPQHRLPVSWRLPASAAPLVSRAFYPYSRFRSGTGPGERRLSYGVASDGSGPDRVLDEAAESGWGLLELPARHTPRTDPEAVAAVALVVRRALDRGAVTQDEHPGGPTPLTADRIAVGTAHRDQAAAVRTALAGLGVTGVTVDTANRLQGREYDLTVVLHPLSGRPDATAFHLETGRLCVLASRHRHACVVVARAGVAALLDDHPSTEPVQLGVTVKFPDGWEAMMSTWDFWSDHRIPWRP, from the coding sequence TTGACCGCCTTCGACCCGGGGGCCGCGGCCGCCCAGGCGACCGCCGCCATCCTGCACGACACCCTGCACGGCACCGACCGGGGTGTCGTCGTGGATTCCCCGCCCGGGGCCGGGAAGTCCACGCTGGTGGTGCGGGCCGCCCGGGAACTCGCCGCCGCGGGGCGCCGGCTGATGGTGGTCGCGCAGACCAACGCCCAGGTGGACGACCTGGTGCTGCGGCTGCACGAGAAGGACCCGGGATTGAGGGTCGGCCGGTTGCACAGCAGCGAGGGCGACGCCTACGACCCCGCCCTGCGCGAGCTGCCCTCGGTCACCCTCTCGGCCAAGCCGGGGGAGCTCGCGGAGCTGCCGATCACCGTGTCCACGGCGGCGAAGTGGGCGTACGTGAAGGACGCCGAGCCGTGGGAGCACGCCATCGTGGACGAGGCGTACCAGATGCGCTCGGACGCGCTGCTGGCGGTGGCCGGGCTGTTCGAGCGGGCGCTGTTCGTGGGCGACCCGGGGCAGTTGGACCCGTTCAGCGTGGTCGGCGCCGAGCAGTGGGCGGGGCTGTCCTACGACCCTTCGGCGTCGGCGGTGTCCACCTTGCTGGCACACAACCCCGGGCTGCCGCAGCACCGGCTGCCGGTGTCGTGGCGGCTCCCGGCGTCGGCGGCCCCGCTGGTCTCGCGCGCCTTCTACCCGTACAGCCGGTTCCGCAGCGGTACGGGCCCCGGTGAGCGGCGGCTGTCGTACGGGGTCGCCTCCGACGGGTCGGGCCCGGACCGGGTGCTGGACGAGGCCGCCGAGTCGGGCTGGGGCCTGCTGGAGCTGCCCGCGCGGCACACCCCGCGCACGGATCCGGAGGCGGTCGCGGCGGTGGCGCTGGTGGTCCGCCGGGCCCTGGACCGGGGCGCGGTGACGCAGGACGAGCACCCCGGCGGGCCGACCCCGCTGACGGCGGACCGGATCGCCGTGGGCACCGCCCACCGTGACCAGGCGGCCGCCGTGCGTACGGCCCTGGCGGGCCTCGGCGTCACGGGCGTCACCGTCGACACCGCGAATCGCCTCCAGGGCCGCGAGTACGACCTGACGGTGGTCCTGCACCCCCTGTCGGGCCGGCCCGACGCCACGGCCTTCCACCTGGAGACGGGCCGCCTGTGCGTCCTGGCGTCCCGGCACCGGCACGCCTGTGTGGTCGTGGCCCGCGCGGGCGTCGCGGCCCTCCTGGACGACCATCCGTCCACGGAGCCGGTCCAGCTGGGCGTGACGGTCAAGTTCCCCGACGGCTGGGAGGCGATGATGTCCACCTGGGACTTCTGGTCCGACCACCGCATCCCCTGGCGCCCCTGA
- a CDS encoding NADPH-dependent FMN reductase: MTRLHVISAATRPTSSGRPLAAWVGEQARAHGGFEVTSVDLAEIALPFLDEPEYASSGVYANAHTLEWSALVDSADAFVFVMPMYNGGFTAPFKNAIDFLYNEWRGKPVALLSYSAGPTGGAPAAEMLLPVLTRLGMLPTERRVAVPGINALVGPDGFQAPEGLAEELTGMLDEVAALASEPVSA; this comes from the coding sequence ATGACCCGCCTGCACGTCATCTCCGCCGCCACCCGCCCCACCTCCTCGGGCCGCCCGCTCGCCGCGTGGGTCGGCGAACAGGCCCGCGCACACGGCGGCTTCGAGGTCACCTCCGTCGACCTCGCCGAGATCGCCCTGCCCTTCCTCGACGAGCCCGAGTACGCCTCCAGCGGTGTGTACGCCAACGCGCACACCCTGGAGTGGAGCGCCCTCGTCGACTCCGCCGACGCGTTCGTCTTCGTCATGCCGATGTACAACGGCGGCTTCACCGCGCCCTTCAAGAACGCCATCGACTTCCTCTACAACGAGTGGCGCGGCAAGCCGGTGGCCCTGCTCAGCTACAGCGCCGGCCCCACGGGCGGCGCCCCGGCCGCCGAGATGCTGCTGCCGGTGCTGACCCGCCTCGGCATGCTCCCCACCGAGCGCCGGGTGGCGGTGCCCGGCATCAACGCCCTGGTCGGCCCGGACGGTTTCCAGGCCCCGGAGGGCCTCGCCGAAGAGCTGACCGGCATGCTGGACGAGGTCGCGGCCCTGGCGTCGGAGCCCGTCTCCGCCTGA
- a CDS encoding VOC family protein, with the protein MTITSVVLRRRVDDLEGALPFYEKLTGEAPARFAFAGLELASVGPFLLFTGPPEVAARFAGVSATLAVADLDAVVAAGVGAGAELVGAPTDTPNGRRAVLRHPDGAVYEYVGG; encoded by the coding sequence ATGACGATCACCTCCGTGGTGCTGCGGCGCCGAGTGGACGACCTCGAAGGGGCTCTGCCCTTCTACGAGAAGCTGACGGGCGAGGCGCCGGCCCGGTTCGCCTTCGCCGGGCTGGAGCTGGCGAGCGTCGGACCGTTCCTGCTGTTCACGGGGCCGCCGGAGGTCGCGGCGCGGTTCGCCGGTGTCTCGGCCACCCTCGCCGTCGCCGACCTCGACGCGGTGGTGGCGGCCGGGGTGGGGGCCGGGGCGGAGCTGGTGGGGGCGCCGACGGACACCCCCAACGGGCGTCGGGCCGTCCTGCGCCACCCCGACGGGGCGGTGTACGAGTACGTCGGCGGCTGA
- a CDS encoding histidine phosphatase family protein, with product MAPRILLARHGQTAWSRLGKHTGRTDVPMLEEGRRGAKLLGERLARDPWAGLRGLEVRTSPLVRASESCDLAGFGAQAEAWDALMEWDYGDYEGMTPAEIQAVRPGWLIWRDGVPGGESVADVAARADEVVAWARSAERDVLVFAHGHILRTLAARWLGFEASFGARIRLDPTSLSVLGWAYGAPALERWNDTGHLDG from the coding sequence ATGGCCCCCCGCATCCTGCTGGCCCGCCACGGCCAGACGGCGTGGTCCCGGCTCGGCAAGCACACCGGACGCACGGACGTTCCGATGCTGGAGGAGGGCCGGCGGGGCGCGAAGCTGCTCGGCGAGCGGCTGGCCCGGGACCCGTGGGCGGGCCTGCGCGGCCTGGAGGTGCGCACGAGCCCGCTGGTGCGGGCCAGTGAGAGCTGCGACCTGGCCGGCTTCGGGGCGCAGGCCGAGGCGTGGGACGCGCTGATGGAGTGGGACTACGGCGACTACGAGGGCATGACCCCGGCCGAGATCCAGGCGGTTCGTCCGGGCTGGCTCATCTGGCGCGACGGGGTGCCGGGCGGTGAGTCCGTCGCCGATGTCGCGGCCCGCGCGGACGAGGTCGTCGCCTGGGCCCGCTCCGCGGAGCGGGACGTCCTCGTCTTCGCGCACGGCCACATCCTGCGGACCCTCGCCGCCCGCTGGCTCGGCTTCGAGGCCTCCTTCGGCGCCCGCATCCGCCTGGACCCCACCTCCCTGTCGGTCCTGGGCTGGGCGTACGGAGCCCCGGCACTGGAACGCTGGAACGACACGGGTCACCTGGACGGCTGA
- a CDS encoding M6 family metalloprotease domain-containing protein, giving the protein MPPQQTPGGVDHPGIRSAAAVLTSMAAVAAMSLVATPAAAASGAGPCALTRTAAHHSLGLDTWNRAYPKPVRTLNAVMVFLSFPDHRATVTPDQLTGDYFPATSEFFERASYGRFRLVPHPQKQWIAMPRPSTAYGIQRDWAPEARAAYLRDAVAAADPAVDFSQYDVVYFVADPNAPGVDSDATKVVNFDRPLVADGTELRRIVTVFERHPPDRNVLAHETGHVFDLPDLYHRPTDGKGDWDTFVGDWDVMGSQFGMAPDLFAWHKWKLGWLDASQVDCVPSGTSLHTLQPIAEGVPRGGSGGTRLAVVRTGPGSAIAVEARGSAGNDGDTCTEGVLVYRVRNEAASGGGPIEVLDGHPRSEACWDRSVYPPLADAPLEVGEAFTVPGERIRIEVADRTPSGAYTVKITT; this is encoded by the coding sequence GTGCCGCCCCAGCAGACACCCGGGGGAGTGGACCATCCCGGCATCCGAAGTGCCGCGGCGGTTCTCACCTCCATGGCGGCGGTCGCCGCCATGTCGCTCGTCGCCACCCCGGCGGCCGCCGCGTCCGGCGCCGGCCCCTGCGCCCTGACCCGCACGGCCGCCCACCACTCCCTCGGCCTGGACACCTGGAACCGCGCCTACCCCAAACCCGTCCGCACCCTGAACGCGGTCATGGTCTTCCTCTCCTTCCCCGACCACCGCGCCACCGTCACCCCCGACCAGCTGACCGGCGACTACTTCCCCGCCACCAGCGAGTTCTTCGAGCGCGCCTCCTACGGACGCTTCCGGCTCGTCCCGCACCCGCAGAAGCAGTGGATCGCGATGCCCAGGCCCTCCACCGCGTACGGGATACAGCGCGACTGGGCGCCCGAGGCCCGTGCGGCCTACCTGCGCGACGCGGTCGCGGCCGCCGACCCCGCGGTGGATTTCAGCCAGTACGACGTCGTGTACTTCGTCGCCGACCCCAACGCGCCCGGGGTGGACTCGGACGCCACCAAGGTCGTCAACTTCGACCGGCCCCTCGTCGCCGACGGCACGGAGCTGCGGCGGATCGTGACCGTCTTCGAGCGGCACCCCCCGGACCGCAACGTCCTCGCGCACGAGACCGGGCACGTCTTCGACCTGCCCGACCTCTACCACCGCCCCACGGACGGCAAGGGCGACTGGGACACGTTCGTCGGGGACTGGGACGTCATGGGCAGCCAGTTCGGGATGGCCCCGGACCTGTTCGCCTGGCACAAGTGGAAGCTGGGCTGGCTCGACGCCTCCCAGGTGGACTGCGTGCCGTCGGGCACCTCCCTGCACACCCTCCAGCCGATCGCCGAGGGCGTCCCCAGGGGCGGTTCCGGTGGCACCCGGCTCGCGGTGGTGCGCACCGGCCCGGGCAGCGCCATCGCCGTCGAGGCCCGCGGCTCCGCCGGCAACGACGGGGACACCTGCACCGAGGGCGTGCTGGTCTACCGCGTCCGCAACGAGGCGGCCTCGGGCGGCGGCCCGATCGAGGTGCTGGACGGTCACCCGCGCTCGGAGGCGTGCTGGGACCGCTCGGTCTACCCGCCGCTGGCGGACGCCCCCCTGGAAGTGGGCGAGGCGTTCACGGTGCCGGGGGAGAGGATCCGGATCGAGGTGGCGGACCGGACCCCCTCGGGCGCCTACACGGTCAAGATCACGACGTAG